In the Aeromicrobium fastidiosum genome, GGCCGCCCGGTCGGTCGACATCCGTCCCGACGCCCCCGAACGGATCATCCGCACCCTCTCGGGCGGCAACCAGCAAAAAGCCGTCCTGGCCCGCTGGCTGCTGCGGTCGTGCACGGTGCTCCTGCTCGACGAGCCGACCCGCGGCGTCGACGTCGGCGCCCGGGCGGAGATCTACGCCCTGATCCGCCAGCTCGCCGACTCCGGCGTCGCGCTGCTGGTCGTCTCGAGCGACATCGACGAGGTGCTGGGGCTCTCCGACCGCATCCTCGTCATCGCCGAGGGCTCCGTGGTCCACGACGGCCCCAGCGAGGCCATCGACGCCGCCGGAGTCCTCGACCGCATCATCGCCTCCCACGAGCACACCACCGCCACCTCCATCGACCAGAAGGGTGAAGTCGCGTGAGCGCCTCCCTGCAGGATCCGTCACTGACCGTCCCCACCCCCGCTCCCCCGAAGCGCGAACGTCGCGGATCGGTCGGCGTGGCCCGCAACCTCGGGCTCGTCATCGCCCTCGTGATCCTGTGCATCGTCGGCGTCGTCACCGCAGGCGACCGCTTCGCCAGCTCCGACAACGTGCTGACGATCCTGCGGCTCGCCGCCGTCATCGGTGTGGTGTCGATCGGCATGACGTTCGTCATCACCGGCGGCGGCATCGACCTGTCGGTCGGCGCGATCGTCGCCCTCGCGTCCGTGTGGGCCACGACGACCGGCACGCAGGCCATGGCCGGCGACGTGCACTGGATCGTCATGGTCTTCAGCGCGATCCTCGTCGGGACGGCCTGCGGCGCCATCAACGGGCTGCTGGTCGCGTACGGGCGGATCGTGCCGTTCATCGCGACCCTCGCGATGCTGGCCTCGGCCCGCGGCCTGGCCGAGATCATCTCGGATCGCAAGAACCAGATCATCCGTGAACAGGGCTTCTTCGACTTCTTCGGTGCCGAGCCGCTCGGCATCCCGATGATCGTCATCATCTTCGCCCTCGTCACCGTCGCCGGCTGGTTCCTGCTCAACCGCACGACCTTCGGCCGTCGCACCTTCGCGGTCGGCGGCAACCCCGAGGCCGCCCGCCTGGCCGGCATCAAGGTGCAGCGCCACACGGTCTACCTCTACGCCCTGCTCGGCACGACGTGCGGCATCGCCGCCGTCATGTTGATGTCGCGCACCACGATCGGCTCGTCGACGCACGGCTCGCTGTACGAGCTCGACGCGATCGCCGCCGTGGTGATCGGCGGCACCCTGCTCAGCGGCGGTCGCGGGACGGTCGTCGGCACGCTCTTCGGCGTCCTGATCTTCACGACGCTGACCAATGTCTTCACGCTCAACAACCTCTCGACGTCGGTCCAGGCCGTCGCCAAGGGCGTGATCATCGTGATCGCTGTCCTGCTGCAGCAGCGCATCGCCAACCGCAAGCCATGACGGCAGGCCGTCCCGGCAACCAGCAGCACGCACCACCGGCAAGCGCTCGACCCAGCACCCCACCCCCACCAGGAGTACACATGTCCACCATCTCGTCCCGCCGTCGTCGGTTCGCCGTCGTGGGAGCCTTCGCGGCCGCCACGCTCGTGCTCGGCGCCTGCACCAACAGCTCGAGCGACGACGACAGCGACACCAGCGCCGCCGTCGGTAAGAGCAACACCGACAACGACAAGCCCGGCGACAAGGTCGTCATCGGCTTCTCGGCCCCGGCCGCCGATCACGGCTGGATGGGATCGATCACCAAGTCGGCCGTCGCCCAGGCCGACAAGTACGACGACGTCGAGCTGAAGGTCGCCGAGGGCACCAACGACGTCAACCTGCAGATCTCGCAGGTCGAGACCTTCATCAACGACAAGGTCGACGCGATCGTGCTGCTGCCGTTCGACGGTGCCGCCATGACCCCGGTCGCCCGCAAGGCGATGGACGCCGGCATCGTCGTGATCAACGTCGACCGCGAGTTCGACTCGCCGTTCGCCGCCCGCACCACGGTGCTCGGCGACAACTACGGCATGGGCGTCTCGGCCGGCACCTTCGTGTGCGAGGACGCCAAGGGCTCCAAGGACAAGATCGTCACCGAGATCGCCGGCATCGACTCGCTGCCGCTGACGCAGGAGCGCTCGAAGGGCTTCAAGGACGCGCTCAAGTCGTGCGGACTCGACGTCGACAACCGCGTCGCCGCCGAGTTCACGGTGGAGTCGGGCGAGGAGGCCGCATCGAACCTGCTGCAGGCCGCTCCGAAGATCGACTACCTGTGGAACCACGACGACGACCAGGGCGTCGGCGTGCTGGCGGCCATCAAGAACGCCAACCGTGACGAGTTCACGATGATCGGCGGTGCCGGCTCGGCCGACGTCATGGAGGCCATCAAGGCCGGCAACTCGGTGCTCAAGGCGACCGTCGTCTACCCGTCGACGCAGGCCGCTGACGGCGTCAAGCTGGCCCGCCTGCTGGTGCAGGGCAAGGCGCTGTCGGACCTCGCCGAGATCGAGGTGCCGCGCCAGCTCAAGCTGTCCGCGCCCGTCGTGACCGCTGACAACGTCGACACGTACCTGCCGTCCGCGTTCCGCTCCTGATCGACCCGCATCATCATCTGGGGGCCTGCGGCGGCATCCGCAGCCGCAGGCCCCCACCCCACTCCCGTTCTTCCCCGCACCCGACCCCGTCCGCCCGACCCCGTCACGAGGACCTCCGCATGAGCGACACACGCCCCGATCTCGGCATCGGGATGGTCGGCTACGCCTTCATGGGCGCCGCCCACTCGCAGGCCTGGCGCACCGCGCCCGCCTTCTTCGACCTCCCCGCCGTCCCCCGCCTCCGCGCCGTCTGCGGCCGCAACGAGGACGCCGCGGGCGACGTCGCCCGCCGGTTCGGCTGGGAGTCCGTCGAGACCGACTGGCATGCGCTGCTCACCCGCGACGACATCGACGTC is a window encoding:
- a CDS encoding substrate-binding domain-containing protein gives rise to the protein MSTISSRRRRFAVVGAFAAATLVLGACTNSSSDDDSDTSAAVGKSNTDNDKPGDKVVIGFSAPAADHGWMGSITKSAVAQADKYDDVELKVAEGTNDVNLQISQVETFINDKVDAIVLLPFDGAAMTPVARKAMDAGIVVINVDREFDSPFAARTTVLGDNYGMGVSAGTFVCEDAKGSKDKIVTEIAGIDSLPLTQERSKGFKDALKSCGLDVDNRVAAEFTVESGEEAASNLLQAAPKIDYLWNHDDDQGVGVLAAIKNANRDEFTMIGGAGSADVMEAIKAGNSVLKATVVYPSTQAADGVKLARLLVQGKALSDLAEIEVPRQLKLSAPVVTADNVDTYLPSAFRS
- a CDS encoding ABC transporter permease — protein: MSASLQDPSLTVPTPAPPKRERRGSVGVARNLGLVIALVILCIVGVVTAGDRFASSDNVLTILRLAAVIGVVSIGMTFVITGGGIDLSVGAIVALASVWATTTGTQAMAGDVHWIVMVFSAILVGTACGAINGLLVAYGRIVPFIATLAMLASARGLAEIISDRKNQIIREQGFFDFFGAEPLGIPMIVIIFALVTVAGWFLLNRTTFGRRTFAVGGNPEAARLAGIKVQRHTVYLYALLGTTCGIAAVMLMSRTTIGSSTHGSLYELDAIAAVVIGGTLLSGGRGTVVGTLFGVLIFTTLTNVFTLNNLSTSVQAVAKGVIIVIAVLLQQRIANRKP